The genomic segment CGTGATGTCCTGGCGGCCTCCGGCTGGGTGGTGTCCGGGGGTACGGGGACGACGGCATGAATGGAGGCGCGTCACTCACGGGTGACGGTCACCAGCTCCGCCTCATAGGCGAGGATGACGAGTTGCACTCTGTCGCGGGCGTCGAGCTTGGAGAGCAGGCGGGTCACGTACGTCTTGGCGGTGGCGCCGCTGATGCACAGGTTCTCGGCGATCTCCGCGTTGGTCAGGCCGCTGCCGATGAGAGTGAGCACCTCGCGCTCGCGGTCGGTGATGCCCTCGAGGCGGCGCGGCGGCGCGGGCGGTGTCACCGTCCAGGAGCGTCGGGCGACGAACTCGGCGATCAGGCGGCGGGTGAGGCCGGGCGCGATGAGGCTGTCGCCGGAGGCGACGACGCGGACGGCGGCGAGGATGTCGTCCAAGGCCATGTCTTTGACGATGAAACCGGAGGCACCGGCGCGCAGGGCGCCGTAGAGGTACTCGTCGTCGTCGAAGGTGGTCAGTATCAGCACGCGGGTGCCGCTCGGGCCTGCGGTGATGCGCCTGGTGGCCTCGATGCCGTCGGTGCCCGGCATCCGGATGTCCATGACGACGATGTCGGGCGTCAGCCTCTCGGCGAGCGCGGCGGCTTCAGCACCGTCGCCCGCCTCCCCGACCACTTCCAGGTCCGGGGCATCGGTGATGACCATCTGCAAGGCGGTTCGGACCAGGGGCTGGTCGTCGGCGAGCAGGACGCGGACGGTCACGTCGCCGCCACCTCCCTCGGCTCGAAGTGGGTGGGCCCCGGTACGGGAAGCCGGGCCGCCACTTGGAAGCCGCCCCCGGGAAGCGGCCCCGCGGTGAATGCGCCGTGCAGCAGGGCGGCGCGCTCGCGCATACCGGCGAGGCCGTAACCGGCAGCGGGCTCGTCGCCCGGGCCGCGGCCGCCATCGGTGATCTCCAGGGCGATCTCCGTCTCTCCACAGTTGATGCGCACCAGGCAGGAGCGGGCATCGGCGTGCCGGACCACGTTGGTGAGCGACTCCTGGACGATGCGGTACGCGGACAGGTCGAGGTCCGGTGGCAGCGGCCGCCGCTGCCCCTTCCACTCCACCACCACCCGCACCCCCGCGGACGTGGTGGCAGCGGCCAGCCGGTCGAGGTCGTCGAGGCCGGGTGCTCCGTGCGGCACGGTCTGCGCGGAGTCCGCCGCACGCAGCGCGCCGAGCATCCGCCGCAACCCCGACAAGGTCTCCCGGCTCGCGTTCTCCACCTCGCCGAGCGCCTCCCTGGCCCGTGACGGCTGGCTGTCGATGACCCGGCGGGCGGCACCGGCCTGCAGGGCGACGATGCCGAGGGTGTGCGCGACGGCGTCGTGCAGCTCGCGGGCGATGCGCAGCCGCTCGTCGGTCACCGCCTGCGTGGCCGCCTGGGCTCTGACCTGCTCGGTGTGGAGCCGCGACTGGCGGGCGGAGTTGCCGAGCAGCCAGGCGACCAGCACCGTGAGTGCCACCGCGAGCTGCCCGGCGGTATTGATGGTGCCGCCCCCGTACATCCGCACCGTCAGCGGAATCACCAGAACCACGCATGCCGTCCCCGCCGCCCAGGCAGAGCTGCGGCGGGGTGTGCCGGCCGCGATGAAGTACAGGGCGACGTCCGGCGCCAGAAACTGCACCAGAGGGAACTCGTCCGCCTGGCCGAGCAGGGCCGCCCCGAAGACCGAGCCGAGCAACAACAGGACGTAGGCCGCAAGCGGGCGGCGCTCCAGCAGCCGGCAGCCGGTCAGCACCAGGGCCGCGGCAGTCGGCAGAATCGGCCAGCTCACGAACACCTGGCCGAAACCCGGGGTGAGCTCGTCGTCGCGGGCGCTGTCGCCCGGCAGGACGAAGAACTCGTCGACGAACGCGCAGCCCATCGCCCCGAGCCAGACGAGTGCCGTCCAGCGGCCGGGCGACAGGCGCTTGAGCAGCGGCAGTTGGCCGGGGTGCGCTGACATGCCGCGATTTTAGGTGCGGCAGTCGCTCCGGGTCATCGGACCATGGTCGTACAACCACGGGTGACAGCCCCACAACCATGGCTGACGGCCGCGGCGCACGAGTGTCAACCGCGAGCCGATGCCCCTCGCGGCCCCGGCCGCCATCGTTGACGCCATGATCGAAGCCAGCGAACTCACCAAGAGATACGGCAAGAAGACCGCCGTGGACGCCCTGAGCTTCACCGTCCGACCGGGCCGGGTCACCGGGTTCCTCGGCCCGAACGGAGCCGGAAAGTCCACCACCCTGCGACTGGCCCTGGGCCTGCACGAGCCGGCCTCCGGCACCGTCACCGTCGACGGCGTACGCTTCCGCGACCGCCCGCGGGGCCTGCGCCACGTCGGCGCCCTGCTCGACGCGAACGACGTGCACGGCGGCCGCACCGGCCGGGCCCACCTCACCGCCCTGGCACGCAGCAACCGCATCCCGCGCACCCGGGTCGACCAGGTCCTGGCGGAGGTGGGCCTGACCGACGCCTGCCGGCGCCGCATCAGCGGCTACTCGCTCGGCATGAAGCAGCGCCTCGGCATCGCCACCGCCCTGCTCGGCGACCCGCCGGTGCTGATCTTCGACGAGCCGCTCAACGGCCTCGACCCCGAGGGCGTGAAATGGGTTCGCGGCCTGTTCCGGCAACTGGCGGCGGAGGGCCGCACGGTCTTCGTCTCCAGCCATCTGATGTCGGAGATGGAACACACCGCCGACGAGCTCGTCGTCATCGGCCGCGGCGCGCTCATCGCCGCGCAGAGCCTGGCGGACTTCGCCGCCCGTGCCGGCGGCACCACCGTCACCGTGAGGGCCTCGGACGCGGCCGCGCTGGCTCCGCTGCTCACGGCCGAGGGCGCGACCGTTCGCGCCGACGACGGCGTGCTCACCGTCACCGGCCTGCCCGCGCCCCGGATCAGCGAGCTGGCCTTCCAGCACCGGATGCTGCTGCATGAACTGACCACGCACCACCCGTCCCTGGAGGAGGCCTTCATGGAACTCACCGCCGACAGCATCGAGTACACCACGGGGGACATCCGGTGAACGCCGTACGCTTCCGCGACCTGATCGCCGCCGAGTGGCTGAAGATGTGGTCGCTGCGCTCGACCCCGTGGGTCTACCTGGTGACCGCGCTGGCGACGATCGGCTTCAACACGGGCGAGGCGTACGACACCTACCACTACTGGAACGAAGGGAACGCCGGAAGCCACGCGCGGCAGTACGTCCGCGACGGCATCCCCGTGCAGAACGCCTTCACCGACAACGCAAGTACGGTCTTCGCCCTCGCGACCGTTGCCATCGGCGTCGTCGCGATCTGCGGCGAGTACAGCACGGGCCAGATCCGCACCACCTTCACCGCGGTTCCCGCGCGGCAGTCGGTGATGGCGGCGAAGCTCGCCGTCACGGCGGTGGTCATGACCGTGTTCGGTGCCGTGGTCGCGCTCGTCTCCTTCTCCACCTCCCAGGCGATCCTGGGCCTCCGTGACGTGGGCGTCCCCATCAGCCACCCGGGGGCCCTTCGCGCCGTACTCGCGTCGGCCCTGCTCGCTCCTGTCTGTGCCCTGGTCGGCATGGGGATCGGTGCCGTACTGCGGCACGCCGGAACGTCGGTGGCCGCGGGCGTCGTCCTCCTGCTGCTGGCACCGTTCCTCTTCAGCGAGGACCACCACTGGTCGGCGGTCCTCAACCACGCCCTCCCGTTGCGCGCGTGGAGCCGCCTGACGGAGATCCCGTTCACGCCGCGGACCGCCTACCCATGGACATCCGCCGGCGCCTGGATCGTCTACGCCGCCTGGGCCCTGGGGGCAGCGGCCGTCGCCGGCACAGCCGTACGACGGCAGGACCAGTAGGCCGGGCCGCCGGGGCCTCCACCTCGCGGCCCGTGACGACGGGCGCCGGTGACGCCCACGCGCCCGTTCGCCACGGGTCCTCAGCCCGCCCGCGCGGTCAGCGAGAGCAGGTCGCGGGCGGGACCGGCCGGGCGGTGTCCGGTGGGCCAGACGGCCCGCAGCTGGCGCCGGAGCCGTACGCCGGTGAGGTGGACGGGGACCAGGCGGCGCGCGGAGAGTTCCTCGCCGAGGGCCAGCTCGCTCAGGACGCAGGGCCCTGCGCCGCTCTCGGCCGCGCTCTTCACGGCGGTCGTGGAGGAGAGCTCCAGCAGGGGCTGGGCGAGTCCGCCGTGGACGGCGAGGGCGGCGTCCAGGACCTGGCGGGTGCCCGAGCCCCGCTCGCGGAGGATCAGCGGGGTCGCGGCGAGTTCCTGCGGGGTCAGCAGGGTGCGGCGGCGGGCCCAGGGGTGGACGGGGGCGACGACGACCACCAGGCGGTCGTGGGCGACGACGGTGCCGTCGAGCCCCTCCGGGGTGGTGAGGCCCTCCACGAACCCGAGGTCGGCCTCGCCGAGGAGGAGGCGGCGGGCCACCTGTTCGGAGTTTCCGGCGAGCAGCGAGACGGCGGTGCCGGGGCGTTCGGCGCGCAGCGCGATCAGCCAGCCCGGCAGGAGGTACTCGGCGATGGTCATGCTGGCCGCGACCCGCAGCCGGGAGTCCCGCCGGTCCCGCAGCGCCTGGGCGCCCGCGTCGAACGCCTCGGCCGCCTCGACGATCCGGCGGGCCCAGTCGGTGACCAGGGCCCCGGCGTCGGTCAGGGTGGAGCCGCGCGGAGAGCGGTCCAGCAGGGCGACGCCGAGCTGCCGCTCCATCGTGCGGATCCGGCTGGAGGCGGCGGGCTGGGTGATGCCGAGTTCCCTGGCGGCGCGGCCCAGGCTGCCGAGGCGTGCGACGGCCAGCAGCAGCTCCAGTGCCCCGAGGTCGGGGACGCGGTGGGCCAGCGGGACGCGAGCGGGGGCGTCGGGGACAGGGGGCATAACGTCAGCTTATGACCTCATAGACATGGAGTGCCTGGTGGGGGCGGTGCCCGCGGCGGAGAATCGTGTAATGGCCATCCATGAGCGGACCCTGACCCGGCCGCCGACCGCACCGACCGCACGCCCCGACGCACCTGCTCCTACCGGTTCCCCGGGCGATGCCGCCCCGAGGCGGCCGGCGCTGCGCGCCTTCGGTCCGAACTGGTACGCGACGGTGATGGGCACCGCGATCGTCGCGAGCGCCGGAACGGCTCTGCCGGTGGACGTGCCCGGGCTGCGGGGGGCGTGCACCGTCGTCTGGGCGGTCTCCGCCGTCCTGCTGGTGGCCGTGCTCGCCGCACGTGCCGGACACTGGCGCCACCACCGGGACCAGGCCCGGGCCCACCTGCTGGATCCGGCGGTCGCCCCCTTCCTCGGCTGTCTGCCGATGGCGCTGCTCTCGGTGGGCGGGGCCACGATGGTGGCCGGTACGCCGGTGGTGGGCGAGCGGGCCGCGCTGGTGGTGGACGTGGTGCTGTACTCGGCGGGCACGGTGCTGGGGCTGGCCGTCGCGGTGGCCGTGCCGTTCCTGATGGTGACGCGCCACCGCCTCGAACCCGGCAGCGCCGCCCCCGCGTGGCTGCTGCCGCTGGTCCCGCCGCTGGTCTCCGCCGCGCTCGGCCCGCTCCTGATCAGCAGGCTCCCGGCGGGCCAGGGGCGCGAGGCGCTGCTCCTCGGCTGCTACGCGATGTTCGGGCTGACGCTGCTGGCGACGCTCGCGGTGCTGCCCCTCGTCTTCGCGCGGCTGCTGCACCACGGGCCGCTCCCCCTCGCGCTGACGCCGACGCTCTTCCTGGTGCTGGGGCCGCTCGGCCAGTCGACCACCGCCGTGAACCAGCTGGCCGACGTCGCGCCGGGTGCGATCGGCGCCCCGTACGCGACCGGGCTCGGGGCCCTGGCGGTGCTCTACGGGGTGCCGGTCATGGGCTTCGCGCTGCTCTGGCTGGCCCTCTCGACCGCCCTGACCGTGCGCGCCCTGCGGGCCGGGATGGGCTTCGCGATGACCTGGTGGGGCTTCACCTTCCCGCTCGGCACCTGCGTCACCGGGGCGGCGGGCCTGGCCCGCCACACCGGGCTGCACGCCTTCGGCTGGCTGGCCGAGGCGCTGTTCGTCTGCCTGCTGGCCGCGTGGGCGGTGGCGGGGACCCGTACCGTACGGGGGCTGCTCGGCGGCACGCTGCTCGGGGCGTCCGCCCGGCCGGCCGCCGTCCGGACGGCCTGAGCACGGGGCCGCACCTCTGGGCCCGTCAGCGGCGGGAGTCGTAGGTGGCGTCGATGTGCTCGGCCACCGCGACGACCAGCAGCCGGGTGCCCGGGAGGGTGGCCCGCCAGCGGTGGCGGACGCCGCCGGAGAGGAAGAGCGTGTCGCCGCGGTCCAGGCGGTAGGCCTGGCCCTCGGCCTCGACGTCGACGGCGCCCTCGACGACGTACATCAGCTCGTCGTTGCGGTGCTGGAACTCGCGGCCGAGGTCCTGCTCCCCGATGAACTCCAGGGCGCTGAGCTGGTGGCGGCCCCGCACCACCCGGCGGGCGCCGTCCTCGTCTCCGCCGCGCACCACGTCCACGGCGCGCGCCGAGTCGGCGGCCTCGCGGAGCTTGGCGGTGGTGGTCTCCAGTGCTCCGGCGACCCGGGTGAGCGACTGGGCGCTGGGCCGGGCGCGCTCGTTCTCGATCTGGCTGAGGAAGGGCACGGAGAGGCCGCTGCGCGCGGCCACCGCGGCCAGCGTGAGCCCCAGGGTTCTTCGGCGTCGGCGCACGGCGGAGCCCACCCGCAGTGCTTCCTTCTCGTCCATCTCGCCCATGTCGGCTCCCTCCCGTCCGGCCATCCTCCCGGCTGCCAGCACCTTACGCACATGGTTGCGCGATTCCCTCACCGAGGAGAACTCCCGGCAACGCGCGCGGGGTGGCCCCCGCCTCTCGGCGGTGACCACCCCTGACCTGCGCGTACGCGGATTTTCTGGCTACTGCGGCGCCATCGTGTCCACGATCGACGGATGGGCGTCCATCCAGGACTTCACGGCTTCCTCCTCGTGGCCGGTACCGGCCTTGGCGATGCCGTTCTCCAGTCCGGCGAGCTGGTCCTCGCTCAGCTTGAAGTTCTTGAACCACTTCGCGAGCTGCGGGTAGTTCTCCGGGAACTCCTTGCTGGCGACCGTGTGCAGCCGGTCACCGGTGCCGAAGCCCTTCTTCGGGTCCTTCAGCTTGGTGAGGTCGTACTGGTCGTACGCCCAGTGCGGGGTCCAGAGCACGACGGCGATCGGCTCCTTCTTGGCGTACGCCCGCTTCAGCTCGGCGAGCATGCCGGGCGTGGAGGAGTCGACGACCTTGTACTCCTTGTCCAGCCCGTAGGCCGGCAGGACGTTGTTCTTCAGGTTCTCCATGGTGGCGGTGCCGGGCTCGATGCCGACGATGCGCCCCTTGAACTCCGAGGACTTGCCCTTGAGGTCGGCGAGCGTGTGCACGTCCTTGACGTAGCTGGGCACCGCGACCTCGATGGAGGTGGGGCCGTACCAGGAGCCGACGTCGGTCAGGTCCTTCTGGTACTTCTTCCAGTAGTTCGCCTGCGTGTACGGCAGCCAGCCGTCGAACTGGACGTCGATCTGGCCGCGCGACATCGCCGCGTACATGGGGCCGACCTCGAACTGCTTGAGGTTGATGGTGTAGCCGCGCTGCTCCAGGACGGCCTTCCACAGGTAGGTGGCGGCGATGTCCTCCTCCCAGGGGAACCAGGCGACGTTCAGCGCGCGGTCGCGTTCGTCCTTGCCGTCGGCGGCCTTGGACGGCTTCGCCGTCGGGGTCCACTGCGCGGCCGCGTCCGGGTGGGCCTTCAGCCAGGTGCGGACGGCGTCCTGCTCCTTGCCCGCGCCGGCCTTCTGGATCTCGGCCTCCAGGCTGGTGAGCTGCTTCTCGCTCATCTTGAAGTTCTTCAGCCAGGACGCGACCTCGGGGTTGTCCGCGGCGAAGCCCTTGCGGGACAGGGTGTGGACGCCGTCGCCCTTGCCCCAGAGGTTCTTGGTGTCCTTCAGCTTCGTCAGGTCGTAGCTGTCGTAGGCCCAGTGCGGCGACCAGAGCGGGACGACGATCGGTTCCTTCTTGGCGTACGCGCGCTTCAGCTCGGCCAGCATCGAGGGCGTGGAGCCGTCGACGACCTTGTACTCGCCGTCCAGGCCGTAGCCCGGCAGGATCTTGTCCTTCAGGAGGGCCGACTCGCCGGCGCTCGGCTCGATGCCGACGATCCGGTTCTTGAACGAGGCGCCCTTGCCCTTGAGGTCGTCGAGGGTCTTGACGTCCTTCACGTAACTGGGGACGGCCAGCTCCAGCGAGGTGGGGCCGTACCAGGAGCCCAGGTCGTCCAGGCGGTCCTTGTACTTCTTCCAGTAGCTGGCGTGGGTGACGGGCAGCCAGGAGTCGGTCTCGAAGTCGATCTGGCCGCCTGCCATGCCGGTGTACAGCGCTCCGGCCTCGTACTGCTTGACGTCGACCTCGAAGCCCTGGCGCTCCAGCAGCTCCTTCCACAGGTACGTGGAGGCGATGCCCTCGTCCCAGGGGATGTACCCCATGCTGATCTTCTTGCCCGCGCCGACGGACGAGGAGGACGCGGCGGTGGCGGACGAGCCGCCGCCGCCGAAGACGCCCATGCCGCCGGCGACGAGCGCGAGGATCACCACGCCGGTGAGCGCGACGGCACCCTGCGGGCGGTAGTTCCAGAACTTCGGGCCACCGGCCAGGGCCTGGGCCTTGGCGAGCGCCCGGCGGCCCAGCGGGGAGACCTCGCGCCCCAGTGCGCCCGTCATCCGGTCCAGGTACATGGCGAGGATGACGATGGAGATGCCGGCCTCGAACCCGAGGCCCACGTCGACGTTGCCGATGGCGCGGTACACGGAGCCGCCGAGGCCGCCGCCGCCGACCATACCGGCGATGACCACCATGGACAGGCCCAGCATGATGACCTGGTTGATGCCCGCCATGATGGTGGGCAGCGCGAGCGGAAGCTGCACGCGCAGCAGGGTGTTGCGGGACGTGGTGCCGAACGCCTCGGCCGCCTCGACGAGCTCGCCGTCGACCTGGCGGATGCCGAGTTCGGTCATCCGGACGCCCGGGGGCAGCGCGAAGATGATGGTGGCGATGATGCCGGGGACGACACCGACGCCGAAGAAGATGACGCCGGGAATCAGGTAGACCATGGCCGGCATGGTCTGCATGAAGTCCAGCACCGGCCGGGTCACCGCGCTGACGCTCTTGGACCGGGAGGCCCAGATGCCGAGCGGGACCGCCAGGACCAGCGTGACGATGGTGGCGACGAGCACCAGGGTGAGGGTGTCCATCGCCTCGTCCCACAGCTCGATGGAGTCGATGAGGGCGAATCCGACGAACGCGAGGACACCGGCGGGCAGTCCGCGCAGCCACCAGGCGATGACGGCGACGATGCCCGCGAAGAGCAGCGGGGCGGGCGCGGAGAGGACGGCCGCGATGCCGTCGAACATGCCGCTGACGATCGAGCTGATGGCGTCGAAGAGCCAGGCGAGGTGGGTCTGCAGCCAGTCGACCGCGGAGTTGACCCATTCACCGAGAGGGAGCCTAAACACGGGCCACCTTCTTCGCGGCGAGGTCGCCGTCGGCCGCTGCGCCGGCGTCGGCGCCGTCCGCTCCGGTGGACTTCGCGGCGGGCGCGGTGTCGTCGTCGGGCGCGGTGTCCTCGGCCGCCGGCATCGGCGCGGCGGGCTTCATCGGCTCGCCCAGCACGGCGAGGAGCCGCTCGCGCGGGACGACCCCGACGAGCCTGCCCCGCTCGTCGGTCACGGCGACCGGGGTGCCGCTCGACGCGCAGGGGGTGAAGAGCTCGATGATCGGCGTGGACTCGGCGACCGTGGCGGGGGCCGCGTCCAGCACGTCCTGCGGGGTGCGCAGTTCGGTGCCGTCCTCGGTGGTGGAGCCCATGACGGTGTGCGGTTCGGCCATGATGGCGCCGGCGGTCAGCACCCGGGCGCGGTCGACGTCCTGGGTGAAGGAGGCGACGTAGTCGTTGGCCGGGGTGACGAGGATGTCCTCGGCGGAGCCGAGCTGGACTATCTCGCCGTTCCGCATCACCGCGATGTTGTCGCCGAGGCGCATGGCCTCGTTGAGGTCGTGGGTGATGAAGACGATGGTCTTCTTCAGACGCTTCTGGAGTTCCAGGAGCTGGTCCTGCATGTCGCGGCGGATCAGCGGGTCCAGCGCGCTGAAGGACTCGTCCATCAGCAGCAGGTCGGCGTCGGTGGCCAGCGCGCGGGCCAGACCGACGCGCTGCTGCATGCCGCCCGACAGCTCGTCGGGCCAGGACTTCTCCCAGCCGCCGAGCCCGGTCAGCTCCAGCGCCTCGGCGGCGCGCTTCTCGCGCTCGGCCTTGGCTACACCCTGCACTTCCAGACCGTACGCGGCGTTCTCCAGCACACTGCGGTGCGGGAAGAGCGCGAAGTGCTGGAAGACCATGCTGATCCTGGACGAGCGGACGTGGCGGAGCTCGCGGGGGCTCAGGGAGGTCAGGTCCTGGCCGTCGAACAGCACGCTTCCGGCTGTGGGGTCCAGGAGTCCGTTGAGCATCCGCAGAAGCGTGGACTTGCCCGAGCCCGAGAGACCCATCACGACGAAGATCTGTCCCGGTTCCACGGTGAACGACGCGTCGATCACCGCTGCGGTCGTTCCGTCGGCGCGCAGCTCGTCACGGCTCGCGCCGGCTTCGAGTTTCTCCACGGCCTGATCGGGTCGTCTGCCGAATACCTTGTACAGGTGTTCGGCCTGCAGCCTTGACACATACACCTCGCGGGTTGAACCGGAAACGGTCCGCCACACCCCCGCGTCGACGGACCGTGGAGCGGCACGGAATCTGCCCGCATGGCACGTACACAAGTTGAAATTTGGACGTGCTCCGCTCCGATGCCGCGCCTGCCCCCGCTTATCCGGAGCAAACACTTCTGTGACCCAGCTCACCCGATCCGGACGGAACCGCACCGGGGAAAGCCCGTGCGCGTATGCCGCCCCGGGCTCGCCCCGGGGCCGGTGTCGGTGCCGTGGGGCATGATCGGGGGGTGACGCGACGCCTGATGCTCCTCGACACCGCCTCCCTGTACTACCGCGCCTACTTCGGCGTGCCGGACTCGGTGCGCGCACCGGACGGCACCCCGGTCAACGCCGTGCGCGGGCTGCTGGACTTCATCGCCCGACTGGTCCAGGACCACCACCCCGACGACCTGGTCGCCTGCATGGACGCGGACTGGCGGCCGGCCTGGCGGGTCGAGCTGATCCCCACCTACAAGGCGCACCGGGTGGCGGTGGAGACGCCGGCGGGCCAGGCCGACGAGGAGGAGACCCCGGACACCCTCGCCCCGCAGGTCCCGGTGATCGAGGCGGTGCTGGACGCGGTGGGCATCGCCCGCGTGGGCGTCGCCCCGTACGAGGCGGACGACGTCATCGGTACGCTCACCGGCCGGGCGACCGGACCGGTGGACATCGTCACCGGCGACCGGGACCTCTACCAGCTGGTGGACGACGCGCGCGGGGTGCGGGTGCTCTATCCCCTCAAGGGCGTCGGCACGCTCCAGGTGACCGACGAGGCGGTGCTGCGCGAGAAGTACGGCGTGGACGGCCGAGGGTACGTCGACCTGGCCCTGCTCCGCGGCGACCCCAGCGACGGCCTTCCCGGCGTCCCCGGCATCGGCGAGAAGACCGCGGCGAAGCTGCTGGACGCCTTCGGGGACCTCGCCGGGATCATGGCCGCGGTGGACGACCCGGCGGCGAAGCTGACCCCCTCGCAGCGCAGGCGGCTGGACGAGGCCCGGGGGTACGTCGCGGTCGCGCCGAAGGTGGTGCGGGTCGCCGGGGACGTACCGCTTCCCGGGTTCGACCCGGTGCTGCCCCGCGAGGCACGCGACCCGGTGGCCCTCTCGGAGCTGGCCGAGCGGTGGGGGCTGCGCGGCGCGCTGCAACGGCTCCTGTCGGCGCTGCACTCCTGAGAGACGGGCGGCCCACAGCAAGCCGTGGTTCCCTGGCGGGGGTGCGCGACCTTCTCGCCGGAGGTTCCGTGCATCCATTGCTTACGGGACCACCCGTGCCCGGATCACCCCGCCGGTGCTAGCTTAGGCAGACCTAAGTTTCGCGGCCCCGGGCGCTGGTCCCCGGCTCCCGGGTCCCGCACATTCCGGCACAGGGAGATCCACGTGGCACGTCCGACGCGGCAACCGCCCAAGGGCAAGGGTGCGCAGGTCGTGCGCACCGAACAGATCACCCCCCACATGGTGCGGGTGGTCCTGGGGGGCGAGGGCCTCGCCTCCTTCGGGACCGAGGGTTTCGCCGACCACTACGTGAAGCTCTGCTTCGCACCCGAGGGCGCCGACTACGCGCACCCCTTCGACATGGCGGCGATCCGCGAGTCGTACCCGCGCGAGCTGTGGCCGACCACGCGTACGTACACCGTGCGCTCCTGGGACCCGGCCGCCCGCGAGCTCGCGATCGACTTCGTCGTGCACGGCGACGAGGGCCTGGCCGGTCCGTGGGCCGCGCAGGCCTCCCCCGGCGACCCGATGACGCTCCTCGGCCCGGGCGGCGGCTACTCCCCGCAGGAGTCGGCCGACTGGCACCTGCTGGTGGGCGACGAGAGCGCGCTGCCCGCCATCGCGGTGGCGCTGGAGCAGATGCCCGCCGACGCCCGGGGGCACGTGTTCATCGAGGTGCCCGACGCCGCCGAGGAGCAGAAGGT from the Streptomyces sp. NBC_01335 genome contains:
- a CDS encoding response regulator transcription factor: MTVRVLLADDQPLVRTALQMVITDAPDLEVVGEAGDGAEAAALAERLTPDIVVMDIRMPGTDGIEATRRITAGPSGTRVLILTTFDDDEYLYGALRAGASGFIVKDMALDDILAAVRVVASGDSLIAPGLTRRLIAEFVARRSWTVTPPAPPRRLEGITDREREVLTLIGSGLTNAEIAENLCISGATAKTYVTRLLSKLDARDRVQLVILAYEAELVTVTRE
- a CDS encoding LysR family transcriptional regulator, giving the protein MPPVPDAPARVPLAHRVPDLGALELLLAVARLGSLGRAARELGITQPAASSRIRTMERQLGVALLDRSPRGSTLTDAGALVTDWARRIVEAAEAFDAGAQALRDRRDSRLRVAASMTIAEYLLPGWLIALRAERPGTAVSLLAGNSEQVARRLLLGEADLGFVEGLTTPEGLDGTVVAHDRLVVVVAPVHPWARRRTLLTPQELAATPLILRERGSGTRQVLDAALAVHGGLAQPLLELSSTTAVKSAAESGAGPCVLSELALGEELSARRLVPVHLTGVRLRRQLRAVWPTGHRPAGPARDLLSLTARAG
- a CDS encoding sensor histidine kinase; the encoded protein is MSAHPGQLPLLKRLSPGRWTALVWLGAMGCAFVDEFFVLPGDSARDDELTPGFGQVFVSWPILPTAAALVLTGCRLLERRPLAAYVLLLLGSVFGAALLGQADEFPLVQFLAPDVALYFIAAGTPRRSSAWAAGTACVVLVIPLTVRMYGGGTINTAGQLAVALTVLVAWLLGNSARQSRLHTEQVRAQAATQAVTDERLRIARELHDAVAHTLGIVALQAGAARRVIDSQPSRAREALGEVENASRETLSGLRRMLGALRAADSAQTVPHGAPGLDDLDRLAAATTSAGVRVVVEWKGQRRPLPPDLDLSAYRIVQESLTNVVRHADARSCLVRINCGETEIALEITDGGRGPGDEPAAGYGLAGMRERAALLHGAFTAGPLPGGGFQVAARLPVPGPTHFEPREVAAT
- a CDS encoding TDT family transporter → MAIHERTLTRPPTAPTARPDAPAPTGSPGDAAPRRPALRAFGPNWYATVMGTAIVASAGTALPVDVPGLRGACTVVWAVSAVLLVAVLAARAGHWRHHRDQARAHLLDPAVAPFLGCLPMALLSVGGATMVAGTPVVGERAALVVDVVLYSAGTVLGLAVAVAVPFLMVTRHRLEPGSAAPAWLLPLVPPLVSAALGPLLISRLPAGQGREALLLGCYAMFGLTLLATLAVLPLVFARLLHHGPLPLALTPTLFLVLGPLGQSTTAVNQLADVAPGAIGAPYATGLGALAVLYGVPVMGFALLWLALSTALTVRALRAGMGFAMTWWGFTFPLGTCVTGAAGLARHTGLHAFGWLAEALFVCLLAAWAVAGTRTVRGLLGGTLLGASARPAAVRTA
- a CDS encoding helix-turn-helix domain-containing protein translates to MDEKEALRVGSAVRRRRRTLGLTLAAVAARSGLSVPFLSQIENERARPSAQSLTRVAGALETTTAKLREAADSARAVDVVRGGDEDGARRVVRGRHQLSALEFIGEQDLGREFQHRNDELMYVVEGAVDVEAEGQAYRLDRGDTLFLSGGVRHRWRATLPGTRLLVVAVAEHIDATYDSRR
- a CDS encoding ABC transporter ATP-binding protein, translating into MIEASELTKRYGKKTAVDALSFTVRPGRVTGFLGPNGAGKSTTLRLALGLHEPASGTVTVDGVRFRDRPRGLRHVGALLDANDVHGGRTGRAHLTALARSNRIPRTRVDQVLAEVGLTDACRRRISGYSLGMKQRLGIATALLGDPPVLIFDEPLNGLDPEGVKWVRGLFRQLAAEGRTVFVSSHLMSEMEHTADELVVIGRGALIAAQSLADFAARAGGTTVTVRASDAAALAPLLTAEGATVRADDGVLTVTGLPAPRISELAFQHRMLLHELTTHHPSLEEAFMELTADSIEYTTGDIR
- a CDS encoding ABC transporter permease subunit → MNAVRFRDLIAAEWLKMWSLRSTPWVYLVTALATIGFNTGEAYDTYHYWNEGNAGSHARQYVRDGIPVQNAFTDNASTVFALATVAIGVVAICGEYSTGQIRTTFTAVPARQSVMAAKLAVTAVVMTVFGAVVALVSFSTSQAILGLRDVGVPISHPGALRAVLASALLAPVCALVGMGIGAVLRHAGTSVAAGVVLLLLAPFLFSEDHHWSAVLNHALPLRAWSRLTEIPFTPRTAYPWTSAGAWIVYAAWALGAAAVAGTAVRRQDQ
- a CDS encoding ABC transporter permease/substrate binding protein, with the protein product MFRLPLGEWVNSAVDWLQTHLAWLFDAISSIVSGMFDGIAAVLSAPAPLLFAGIVAVIAWWLRGLPAGVLAFVGFALIDSIELWDEAMDTLTLVLVATIVTLVLAVPLGIWASRSKSVSAVTRPVLDFMQTMPAMVYLIPGVIFFGVGVVPGIIATIIFALPPGVRMTELGIRQVDGELVEAAEAFGTTSRNTLLRVQLPLALPTIMAGINQVIMLGLSMVVIAGMVGGGGLGGSVYRAIGNVDVGLGFEAGISIVILAMYLDRMTGALGREVSPLGRRALAKAQALAGGPKFWNYRPQGAVALTGVVILALVAGGMGVFGGGGSSATAASSSSVGAGKKISMGYIPWDEGIASTYLWKELLERQGFEVDVKQYEAGALYTGMAGGQIDFETDSWLPVTHASYWKKYKDRLDDLGSWYGPTSLELAVPSYVKDVKTLDDLKGKGASFKNRIVGIEPSAGESALLKDKILPGYGLDGEYKVVDGSTPSMLAELKRAYAKKEPIVVPLWSPHWAYDSYDLTKLKDTKNLWGKGDGVHTLSRKGFAADNPEVASWLKNFKMSEKQLTSLEAEIQKAGAGKEQDAVRTWLKAHPDAAAQWTPTAKPSKAADGKDERDRALNVAWFPWEEDIAATYLWKAVLEQRGYTINLKQFEVGPMYAAMSRGQIDVQFDGWLPYTQANYWKKYQKDLTDVGSWYGPTSIEVAVPSYVKDVHTLADLKGKSSEFKGRIVGIEPGTATMENLKNNVLPAYGLDKEYKVVDSSTPGMLAELKRAYAKKEPIAVVLWTPHWAYDQYDLTKLKDPKKGFGTGDRLHTVASKEFPENYPQLAKWFKNFKLSEDQLAGLENGIAKAGTGHEEEAVKSWMDAHPSIVDTMAPQ